ACCTTGCTGTTTGATAGATCCTGCTCTAACTCTAGTTACTCACCATCAGAGAAGTATCACCTTTCAGCAGTGACTACTATCACTCACAGACTGCGTCTTGATCACGGTTACATTTTCTGGTTTAATGCTGAACTCTTCCCCTGTTCCTCCTACACTGTATCAGTCAACGTCTCGGTGTCTTAGTTCCCATTAACTTTTCAGATTCACAGATTTTCTTGGTACCTTCGTCCCATCTCGCGTCCCCCAGTTCCCTCAACAATCGGTTTCATTTCCTGTCTCCGGTCATACAGCCATGACAGCTGTGATTTAGTTACGAAGCACTCTCTTCCCTAAAACCCAGAGACTCAAGTGTAAAAATCAAGGCGCGCACTCCCAATGCGCGCACTGTCAGATGAGGTTAAACCAGATCCATCGGATCTTTTACATCTGGACTTTAAAAAAAATCCCAAGGCTATTAATTCGAAGAGCAGGGGATTTCTCCCGTGTCCTAGACCAATATTTGCCCCACAACCAACAAACCCCCCACGAGCGTTGGGGGCTGGAGTAAAGTTTCTCATGGCTAATGAACAAACTCCTCCCTCAAGCAATCAATCATTGTTACTTCAATTATCAAGCTTCCCTGTTTATTGTGAAGTGCTCACCAAGGCTCCCTCCGGACCAAACATCTCCAGGAAATTTCCGATGAATTCTCTggacttctcctcccatttctgaatcaggtcgatgctcttctcctccaccttctggacaaACTCCTTCGATTTCTCTTCCACATCTTTAACTTTCTGCTTGACTTTATCAACTCGTTCCTGCAAGTTGTATTTCTTTTCCTGGGgagcagagaatgagagagagagagcgtgagagcgtgGAAGTGGAAGGGAGCGCGTGCCGGAGTGAATGATACAGGCAGCATGAGACGGGCGAGAGATTGCAGGAGAAGATTGTTGGAGCACATTCAAGAGGGAATGACTCTTGTTCAACTCTGCTGACTCGCAACTCTCTCGAATCACTCAGCT
The sequence above is drawn from the Scyliorhinus torazame isolate Kashiwa2021f unplaced genomic scaffold, sScyTor2.1 scaffold_1749, whole genome shotgun sequence genome and encodes:
- the LOC140407652 gene encoding choline-phosphate cytidylyltransferase A-like, with product IRESCESAELNKSHSLLNVLQQSSPAISRPSHAACIIHSGTRSLPLPRSHALSLSFSAPQEKKYNLQERVDKVKQKVKDVEEKSKEFVQKVEEKSIDLIQKWEEKSREFIGNFLEMFGPEGALKHMLKEGKGRMLQAITPKQSPSNSPARERSPSPTFRWPFSKTSPPCSPKPETDAAGYDISDDDSE